The Marasmius oreades isolate 03SP1 chromosome 11, whole genome shotgun sequence genome includes a region encoding these proteins:
- the STR7_2 gene encoding Aldo-keto reductase str7, variant 2 has protein sequence MKQVLDAALAAGCNHWDSADIYGDSEELIGKWFKRTGKRDEIFLASKFGYTPNFSGVRGDPEFVKGQCAKSLERLGVDFIDLYYVHRTDARTPIELTIGAMTEFVKEGKVKHLGLSECTAADLRRAHAIHPISAIQMEYSPLFLDIESEELNILKTARELGVTVVAYGPLGRGLITGQFRSPEDFDPDDTRRTIPKFQAENFPKILELVDRIREVGANHNDATPSQVSLAWILAQGDDFLVIPGTKKVEYLKENMGAAEIKLNPEEIALIRKYSEACVIPGDRYETVYMQYVFQQSPPLRE, from the exons ATGAAACAGGTCCTGGACGCTGCTCTCGCTGCCGGATGTAATCATTGGGATTCTGCCGACATCTACGGTGACTCTGAGGAACTCATTGGGAAATG GTTCAAACGCACAGGAAAGCGGGATGAAATCTTCCTGGCGTCCAAATTCGGGTACACCCCCAACTTTTCTGGCGTTCGTGGCGATCCCGAATTCGTAAAAGGGCAATGTGCTAAATCGCTTGAGCGGCTCGGAGTTGACTTTATCGACCTTTATTATGTTCACAG AACCGATGCAAGAACACCTATCGAGTTAACAATTGGTGCTATGACTGAGTTCGTCAA AGAAGGCAAAGTCAAGCATCTCGGCCTCTCGGAATGTACAGCTGCGGATCTTCGTAGAGCTCATGCCATTCACCCCATCTCTGCTATCCAAATGGAATATTCCCCTTTGTTTTTGGACATCGAGAGCGAGGAACTCAATATCCTCAAAACAGCGAGGGAGTTGGGCGTTACTGTGGTTGCCTATGGTCCTTTGGGTCGTGGCCTGATCACAGGTCAATTT AGATCGCCAGAAGACTTCGATCCAGACGATACCAGGCGGACTATTCCCAA GTTCCAAGCTGAAAATTTCCCGAAGATCCTCGAACTCGTAGACCGCATTCGTGAAGTGGGTGCGAACCACAATGATGCGACCCCGAGCCAAGTGAGTTTGGCGTGGATCCTTGCGCAAGGTGATGACTTTCTGGTCATTCCTGGTACGAAGAAAGTCGAG TACCTGAAGGAGAACATGGGAGCAGCAGAGATCAAGTTAAATCCTGAAGAGATCGCCCTCATCCGCAAATATTCCGAAGCATGCGTTATTCCTGGTGATCGTTATGAAACTGTCTACATGCAATATGTCTTCCAGCAAAGTCCCCCGCTTCGTGAGTGA
- the STR7_2 gene encoding Aldo-keto reductase str7 codes for MSLPPRRIGNALVHPIGLGTMGISAYYGKIGNDEERFEVLDAALAAGCNHWDSADIYGDSEELIGKWFKRTGKRDEIFLASKFGYTPNFSGVRGDPEFVKGQCAKSLERLGVDFIDLYYVHRTDARTPIELTIGAMTEFVKEGKVKHLGLSECTAADLRRAHAIHPISAIQMEYSPLFLDIESEELNILKTARELGVTVVAYGPLGRGLITGQFRSPEDFDPDDTRRTIPKFQAENFPKILELVDRIREVGANHNDATPSQVSLAWILAQGDDFLVIPGTKKVEYLKENMGAAEIKLNPEEIALIRKYSEACVIPGDRYETVYMQYVFQQSPPLRE; via the exons ATGTCCTTGCCACCACGAAGGATAGGAAATGCTCTTGTTCACCCCATTGGCCTCGGTACTATGGGGATAAGTGCTTACTATGGCAAAATTGGGAACGATGAAGAGCGTTTTGAG GTCCTGGACGCTGCTCTCGCTGCCGGATGTAATCATTGGGATTCTGCCGACATCTACGGTGACTCTGAGGAACTCATTGGGAAATG GTTCAAACGCACAGGAAAGCGGGATGAAATCTTCCTGGCGTCCAAATTCGGGTACACCCCCAACTTTTCTGGCGTTCGTGGCGATCCCGAATTCGTAAAAGGGCAATGTGCTAAATCGCTTGAGCGGCTCGGAGTTGACTTTATCGACCTTTATTATGTTCACAG AACCGATGCAAGAACACCTATCGAGTTAACAATTGGTGCTATGACTGAGTTCGTCAA AGAAGGCAAAGTCAAGCATCTCGGCCTCTCGGAATGTACAGCTGCGGATCTTCGTAGAGCTCATGCCATTCACCCCATCTCTGCTATCCAAATGGAATATTCCCCTTTGTTTTTGGACATCGAGAGCGAGGAACTCAATATCCTCAAAACAGCGAGGGAGTTGGGCGTTACTGTGGTTGCCTATGGTCCTTTGGGTCGTGGCCTGATCACAGGTCAATTT AGATCGCCAGAAGACTTCGATCCAGACGATACCAGGCGGACTATTCCCAA GTTCCAAGCTGAAAATTTCCCGAAGATCCTCGAACTCGTAGACCGCATTCGTGAAGTGGGTGCGAACCACAATGATGCGACCCCGAGCCAAGTGAGTTTGGCGTGGATCCTTGCGCAAGGTGATGACTTTCTGGTCATTCCTGGTACGAAGAAAGTCGAG TACCTGAAGGAGAACATGGGAGCAGCAGAGATCAAGTTAAATCCTGAAGAGATCGCCCTCATCCGCAAATATTCCGAAGCATGCGTTATTCCTGGTGATCGTTATGAAACTGTCTACATGCAATATGTCTTCCAGCAAAGTCCCCCGCTTCGTGAGTGA
- a CDS encoding uncharacterized protein (CAZy:GH5): protein MAQPFIQVRGNKFVVRGPSNAEDEIVLRGAGLGGWMMMENFISGFPACEFHVREALATSIGQEQASYFFERFLEYFFTKADAVFYNSLGLNCIRIAINYKHFEDDMNPRVLKNDAFKHLDRVVSLCADQGIYTIIDLHAAPGGQSGGWHADAGTHLANFWRHKDFQDRFIWLWEQIAVHYKENTWVAGYNLLNEPADPHPTHARLLNLYDRTCHAISSIDPNHIIFLDGNTFATDFSHFPDDAAERWGTNVAFAIHDYATYGFPKFENRAEHGVYTGSDEQKQKMRITYKKKRQWMDERGFCVWNGEWGPVYAREEYDGGNEKMVEINKRRYMVLKDQLEIYRADRLSWSIWLYKDIGFQGMVYVSQDTPYMKHFRSFLLKKYRIAADAWGADDKLVKGIYDPIVKLIKDSVSASDQNRMYPPLWSTEERVTRIGRTILVAEYLVAEWADMFKEFVTGDDWKARLDDLAKSFQFENCVKRDELNEVLQRNAGTI from the exons ATGGCCCAGCCTTTTATCCAAGTTCGAGGGAATAAATTCGTTGTCAGAGGCCCTAGTAATGCCGAGGACGAAATCGTACTACGAGGTGCAGGACTTGGAGGATGGATGAT GATGGAAAACTTCATATCAG GCTTTCCCGCTTGCGAATTCCATGTCCGTGAAGCTCTGGCTACCTCCATTGGACAGGAGCAAGCCAGCTACTTCTTTGAAAGG TTTCTGGAGTATTTCTTCACCAAAGCTGATGCTGTCTTCTACAATTCTCTCGgactgaattgtattcgcaTCGCCATCAATTACAAGCATTTCGAAG ATGACATGAATCCCCGCGTTCTCAAGAATGATGCATTCAAACATCTCGATCGCGTTGTTTCCTTGTGTGCTGATCAAGGCATTTACACTATCATCGATTTACATGCTGCACCCGGAGG ACAAAGTGGTGGTTGGCATGCAGACGCTGGAACTCACCTCGCTAATTTCTGGAGACATAAAGACTTTCAAGACAGATTCATTTGGCTATGGGAGCAAATCGCTGTTCATTACAAGGAGAACACCTGGGTTGCCGGTTATAAC ctTCTCAACGAACCAGCCGATCCCCATCCTACTCATGCTAGACTTCTAAATCTCTATGACCGAACATGTCATGCCATCTCGTCTATCGATCCCAACCATATCATCTTCTTAGATGGCAACACGTTCGCCACGGACTTTAGCCATTTCCCCGACGACGCCGCAGAACGCTGGGGTACCAACGTCGCGTTTGCAATCCACGACTACGCCACATATGGATTTCCAAAATTCGAAAACAGGGCAGAGCACGGTGTATATACAGGAAGTGATGAGCAAAAGCAAAAAATGCGTATCACTTACAAGAAAAAAAGGCAGTGGATGGATGAGCGCGGGTTCTGCGTTTGGAACGGTGAATGGGGACCGGTTTATGCTAGGGAGGAATATGACGGGGGGAATGAAAAGATGGTGGAGATCAATAAGAGGAGGTATATGGTTTTGAAGGATCAACTGGAAATTTATCGTGCT GATCGCTTGAGCTGGTCCATCTGGCTCTACAAGGATATCGGGTTTCAAGGCATGGTTTACGTGTCGCAAGACACGCCTTACATGAAACATTTTCGTTCATTTCTTCTCAAGAAGTATCGGATTGCTGCTGATGCGTGGGGTGCAGACGACAAGCTCGTCAAGGGAATATACGATCCGATTGTCAAGCTCATCAAGGACTCGGTATCAGCATCTGATCAGAACAGAATGTATCCACCATTATGGAGTACGGAGGAGCGTGTCACTCGGATAGGGagaacgattttggtggcagAATATCTGGTAGCTGAGTGGGCTGACATGTTTAAGGAGTTCGTGACTGGAGATGACTGGAAAGCCAGACTCGACGATTTGGCGAAAAGTTTTCAGTTTGAGAACTGCGTAAAGAGAGACGAGCTGAATGAGGTGTTACAGAGGAACGCAGGTACTATTTAG